A window from Chiroxiphia lanceolata isolate bChiLan1 chromosome 3, bChiLan1.pri, whole genome shotgun sequence encodes these proteins:
- the LOC116784971 gene encoding p53 apoptosis effector related to PMP-22-like, whose amino-acid sequence MVKYGLDYTRCRWILPLLLGIGVIFGIIALAGRGWLESQTLPYVQQASLWQNCRRQGGEWSCESLMGYAWGRAAAATYLVGFLLLVICFALAIIAFAIDTLRFNFIRGIGGLLFVAAVFSIMGLVIYPVKFSSEMEMTGINMFSWAYGFGWTTAIMEICLGFFFCCLPNYEDQILGNVKPTYFYSSP is encoded by the exons ATGGTGAAGTACGGCCTCGACTACACGCGGTGCAGATGGATCCTACCCCTGCTCCTAGGCATAGGAGTCATCTTTGGTATCATTGCGCTGGCGGGCAGGGGCTGGCTGGAGTCGCAGACCTTGCCCTACGTGCAGCAAGCGTCGTTATGGCAGAACTGCAGGAGGCAGGGTGGGGAATGGAGCTGCGAGTCCCTCATGGGTTACG CttggggaagagctgctgctgcgaCATACCTGGTTGGCTTTCTACTTCTAGTCATCTGTTTTGCTCTGGCCATCATAGCATTTGCCATTGACACACTTCGGTTCAACTTCATACGTGGGATTGGAGGCTTACTTTTTGTGGCTG CTGTGTTCTCCATCATGGGCCTGGTCATTTATCCAGTAAAGTTCTcatctgaaatggaaatgaCAGGAATTAATATGTTCAGCTGGGCCTATGGCTTTGGCTGGACCACCGCCATTATGGAAATATGCTTGGGATTCttcttctgctgccttcctAACTATGAAGATCAGATCCTGGGTAACGTCAAGCCCACATATTTTTACTCTTCCCCATAA
- the PERP gene encoding p53 apoptosis effector related to PMP-22 produces the protein MVVCGLACWRCRWLLPLLLGLAIIMGIIALAGRGWLESESEPYVQQASLWESCTRGEEDLNWNCESLMDYGWGRAAAATYLVGFVILVICFALAVIAFSIEILRFNFVRGIGGLLFVVAAFQIIGLVIYPVKFTEDIPLTGDNMFSWAYGFGWASTVVVIGCAFFFCCLPNWEDEVLGNIKPTYYYSSPERAPYLN, from the exons ATGGTGGTGTGCGGCCTCGCCTGCTGGAGGTGCAGGtggctcctgccactgctgctgggcCTGGCCATCATCATGGGCATCATCGCCCTGGCGGGCCGGGGGTGGCTGGAGTCCGAGTCGGAGCCCTACGTGCAGCAAGCGTCGCTGTGGGAGAGCTGCACGCGGGGCGAGGAGGACCTCAACTGGAACTGCGAATCCCTCATGGACTACG gctgggggagagcagcagctgccacatACCTTGTTGGCTTTGTGATTCTGGTCATCTGTTTCGCTCTTGCAGTCATCGCGTTCTCGATCGAGATACTCCGCTTCAACTTTGTGCGAGGAATTGGAGGCTTGCTCTTTGTTGTAG CTGCATTCCAGATCATTGGCTTGGTCATTTACCCAGTGAAATTCACAGAAGATATTCCACTGACAGGAGATAATATGTTCAGCTGGGCCTATGGCTTTGGTTGGGCCAGCACTGTCGTTGTTATAGGTTGTGCTTTCTTCTTCTGCTGCCTCCCCAACTGGGAAGATGAAGTCCTAGGAAACATCAAGCCTACCTATTACTACTCCTCCCCAGAGAGAGCACCATACTTAAATTGA